A single region of the Kocuria rosea genome encodes:
- a CDS encoding TetR/AcrR family transcriptional regulator, with product MGDDDRTDPRTVTTDKKITAAALALLREGGPHRVTIEAVSAASGVAKTSIYRRYANSLEMLEGALEDAVATYSPQRPSAPASWDEGLAEALDFLLHDMGIGVAVSLLSDPESETSRILRAHLVRPRVERLKELLAAETAAGRLSPDLDVDVVLDFVLGSAYSHVARYGSLGDDWPRRVHRTLTGVLETHRP from the coding sequence CGGCGGCACTGGCCCTCCTGCGCGAGGGCGGACCGCACCGGGTGACCATCGAAGCGGTCTCGGCGGCCTCCGGCGTGGCCAAGACGTCGATCTACCGCCGCTACGCGAACAGCCTGGAGATGCTCGAGGGGGCCCTCGAGGACGCCGTGGCCACGTACTCGCCGCAACGGCCGAGCGCCCCGGCGAGCTGGGACGAGGGCCTCGCCGAGGCACTGGACTTCCTGCTCCACGACATGGGCATCGGGGTGGCGGTCTCCCTGCTGAGCGACCCGGAATCGGAGACGTCCCGGATCCTGCGCGCGCACCTGGTCCGCCCGCGCGTGGAGCGGCTCAAGGAGCTCCTCGCGGCGGAGACGGCGGCGGGACGGCTGAGCCCGGACCTGGACGTCGACGTCGTGCTGGACTTCGTGCTGGGCTCCGCCTACTCGCACGTGGCCCGGTACGGGAGCCTGGGCGACGACTGGCCCCGGCGGGTGCACCGGACCCTGACCGGGGTCCTCGAGACGCACCGGCCCTGA